One window of Gammaproteobacteria bacterium genomic DNA carries:
- a CDS encoding beta-ketoacyl-ACP synthase, whose protein sequence is MKRVVVTGMGGITALGQRWAQIEQRLRARQSAVRQIQEFDKYVDMHTRLGAPVLDFQVPEHYPRRTVRSMGRVALLSVRASELALEDAGLLNDPIIRDGRMGIAYGSSFGSAEPLPAFGRMIETGKMQGVTSTTYIQIMSHTGAVNIGLYFGLRGRLIPTSTACTSGSQAIGYAYEAIKFGRQQLMVAGGSEEFGVAGVAVFDSLFATSTRNDKPELTPRPFDRARDGLVVGEGAGTLILEELEHAKARGAKIYAEVVGFGCNSDGAHVTQPEAATMAVAMELALKDAGLPASAIGYVNAHGTATDRGDIAESRATHQVFGSRIPISSLKSYIGHTLGACGSIEAWLTIEMMRNGWYSPTINLDDIDPACAELQYIRGDGAVMQNEHVMSNNFAFGGINTSLVFKRL, encoded by the coding sequence ATGAAACGCGTCGTCGTTACCGGCATGGGTGGTATTACCGCGCTCGGTCAGCGTTGGGCGCAGATCGAACAGCGGCTGCGCGCGCGGCAGAGCGCGGTTCGGCAGATTCAGGAATTCGATAAGTACGTCGATATGCACACCCGGTTGGGCGCGCCGGTTCTCGACTTTCAAGTGCCCGAACATTATCCACGCCGCACCGTGCGCTCGATGGGTCGAGTCGCATTGTTGTCGGTACGCGCCAGTGAACTGGCACTCGAAGATGCCGGTCTGCTCAACGATCCGATCATTCGCGATGGTCGCATGGGGATTGCCTACGGCTCGTCGTTCGGCAGTGCCGAACCGCTGCCGGCATTCGGTCGCATGATCGAGACCGGCAAGATGCAGGGCGTAACGTCGACCACCTACATCCAAATCATGAGCCATACCGGCGCCGTCAATATCGGCCTGTATTTCGGTTTGCGCGGTCGTCTGATCCCAACGAGCACCGCCTGTACCTCGGGCAGTCAGGCAATCGGTTACGCCTACGAAGCGATTAAGTTCGGTCGGCAGCAGTTGATGGTTGCCGGCGGTTCGGAAGAATTCGGTGTTGCCGGCGTCGCGGTGTTCGACAGTTTATTCGCCACCAGCACGCGCAACGACAAACCCGAGCTGACTCCGCGGCCGTTCGATCGTGCGCGCGACGGTTTAGTAGTCGGTGAGGGCGCTGGGACGTTGATACTCGAAGAGCTCGAGCATGCCAAGGCGCGTGGCGCCAAGATATACGCCGAAGTCGTTGGCTTTGGCTGTAATTCTGACGGCGCGCATGTCACGCAACCGGAGGCGGCGACCATGGCGGTAGCCATGGAGCTGGCGCTCAAAGACGCTGGCTTGCCGGCATCGGCGATCGGTTACGTCAATGCGCATGGCACCGCCACCGATCGCGGTGACATCGCCGAGTCACGCGCGACCCATCAGGTTTTCGGCAGTCGTATTCCGATCAGTTCACTGAAGAGCTATATCGGCCATACGCTCGGCGCTTGCGGTTCGATCGAGGCATGGCTGACGATCGAAATGATGCGTAATGGCTGGTACTCGCCGACGATCAATCTCGATGACATCGATCCTGCTTGTGCCGAGCTGCAATATATTCGTGGCGACGGAGCCGTCATGCAAAACGAGCATGTCATGAGCAACAACTTTGCATTCGGCGGGATCAATACATCGCTCGTCTTTAAACGGCTTTGA
- a CDS encoding peptide chain release factor-like protein, producing the protein MVITERRPPPYATDAAVLRHEVRIDTYRAAGPGGQHVNRTESAVRLTHGPSGVVVIASDTRSQIRNREIAFERLIERLKKLNHVPRKRKKTRPSAGARARRLDAKRHQGQRKRERTSRSDD; encoded by the coding sequence ATGGTTATAACCGAGCGCCGGCCGCCGCCGTATGCAACCGATGCGGCGGTATTGCGTCATGAGGTGCGCATCGACACTTATCGGGCGGCCGGTCCCGGTGGCCAGCATGTGAACCGAACCGAATCGGCGGTACGTTTGACGCACGGTCCGTCGGGCGTGGTGGTGATCGCCAGCGACACCCGTTCACAAATACGCAACCGCGAAATCGCGTTCGAGCGCCTGATTGAGCGCTTAAAGAAACTTAATCATGTCCCGCGCAAGCGCAAGAAAACACGCCCAAGCGCCGGCGCCCGCGCGCGCCGGTTGGATGCCAAGCGCCACCAAGGTCAGCGAAAACGTGAGCGCACGAGCCGCAGCGATGACTAA
- the fabG gene encoding 3-oxoacyl-ACP reductase FabG, protein MTRRVLVTGSSRGIGRAIATRLAADGFAVTVHCRRSRDQGERLVEELKARGTTADLLVFDVNDRDVARTALTEAVERDGAYYGVVCNAGISRDNTFAALSGDDWDEVISTSLNGFYNVLHPLIMPMVWLRKGGRIVTLASVSGVIGNRGQVNYSAAKAGIIGATKALAVELASRSIAVNCVAPGLVETEMLQDLSVEEALKLVPMQRVGKPHEVAALVAFLMSDPAAYITRQVIGINGGIA, encoded by the coding sequence GTGACGCGGCGCGTGTTAGTGACGGGATCGAGCCGCGGTATCGGTCGCGCGATTGCAACACGACTGGCGGCCGACGGTTTCGCCGTCACCGTGCATTGCCGGCGCTCGCGCGACCAAGGCGAACGCTTGGTCGAAGAGCTCAAGGCGCGCGGTACGACCGCCGATTTGCTCGTGTTCGATGTTAACGATCGCGACGTTGCCCGTACTGCCTTGACCGAAGCGGTCGAGCGCGACGGGGCTTATTATGGCGTCGTCTGCAACGCCGGCATCTCCCGCGACAACACCTTCGCCGCCTTAAGTGGCGACGACTGGGACGAGGTAATTAGTACCAGTCTCAACGGCTTTTACAATGTGTTGCATCCGCTCATCATGCCCATGGTATGGCTGCGCAAGGGCGGCCGCATCGTCACCTTGGCGTCCGTTTCCGGCGTCATCGGCAATCGCGGGCAAGTCAATTACAGCGCCGCCAAGGCCGGCATCATCGGCGCTACCAAGGCGTTGGCGGTCGAGCTTGCCAGCCGCAGCATCGCCGTCAATTGTGTCGCGCCGGGACTGGTCGAGACCGAAATGTTGCAAGACCTGTCGGTGGAAGAGGCGCTCAAGCTGGTACCGATGCAACGTGTCGGCAAGCCGCACGAGGTCGCCGCCTTAGTCGCATTCTTGATGTCAGACCCGGCGGCTTACATCACGCGCCAAGTCATCGGCATTAACGGTGGGATCGCTTAG
- a CDS encoding 3-deoxy-7-phosphoheptulonate synthase, producing the protein MILILKSETDTRSPEYQQILDYLANKPGIKTRVHQEIGRLQTLTEIYLIGDTASLDKTEIESLAGVERVVRVSQEYRILGRHRDEQRPAGFEYNGVHFDQDSLNVFAGLCAVDTPEHVERMLRVLKDHGQVCTRMGAYKPRTNPYAFQGHGKTCLPWVFDLAGKYGIKVVAMEITHDSQVDEINEALEQTGRPTGVMLQIGTRNTQNFELLKIVGRQREFPVLLKRGFGITLEESLNAAEYLASEGNRHIVFGLRGMKTNMGDPHRNFVDFSHVPVVKRLTRMPVCIDPSHSVGSRDRSPDGLLDVFHVTAQGVIAGANMILVDFHPAPSKALVDGPQALLIDELPYFLEDVAIARDAYEKRRKLAKRSTS; encoded by the coding sequence ATGATCCTTATTCTTAAATCCGAAACCGACACGCGCAGCCCTGAATACCAACAGATCCTCGACTATCTAGCCAACAAGCCGGGCATTAAAACCCGGGTGCACCAAGAAATCGGCCGGCTACAAACGTTAACCGAAATCTACTTGATCGGCGACACCGCTTCGCTCGACAAGACCGAAATCGAAAGCCTGGCGGGCGTCGAACGGGTCGTGCGCGTATCGCAAGAATATCGCATCCTCGGACGTCACCGTGACGAACAACGCCCGGCCGGCTTCGAATACAACGGCGTCCATTTCGATCAGGACAGCTTGAACGTGTTCGCCGGTCTGTGCGCGGTCGATACGCCGGAACACGTCGAGCGCATGCTGCGCGTGCTCAAAGACCACGGCCAAGTCTGTACTCGCATGGGCGCCTATAAACCGCGCACCAACCCTTACGCCTTTCAAGGCCACGGCAAAACCTGTTTGCCATGGGTGTTCGACCTCGCCGGTAAATACGGCATCAAGGTCGTCGCCATGGAGATCACGCACGACTCGCAGGTCGACGAGATCAACGAAGCGCTGGAGCAGACGGGTCGACCGACCGGTGTGATGCTGCAAATCGGCACGCGCAACACCCAGAACTTCGAACTGTTAAAGATCGTCGGCCGCCAGCGCGAATTTCCAGTGTTACTGAAGCGCGGCTTCGGTATCACCCTGGAAGAATCGCTCAACGCCGCCGAGTACTTGGCGAGCGAAGGCAACCGTCACATCGTCTTCGGCCTGCGCGGCATGAAAACCAACATGGGCGACCCGCACCGCAACTTCGTCGACTTCTCGCATGTACCGGTGGTGAAACGTCTAACCCGCATGCCGGTATGCATCGACCCGTCGCACTCGGTCGGCAGCCGCGATCGTTCGCCGGACGGTTTACTCGACGTGTTTCATGTCACCGCCCAGGGCGTCATCGCCGGCGCCAATATGATTTTGGTCGACTTCCATCCAGCCCCGAGCAAAGCCTTAGTCGACGGTCCGCAAGCACTGCTGATCGACGAGCTGCCCTATTTCCTCGAAGATGTCGCCATCGCCCGCGACGCCTATGAAAAAAGGCGGAAGTTGGCGAAACGCAGCACCAGCTAA
- a CDS encoding 4'-phosphopantetheinyl transferase superfamily protein, with the protein MGAAIQVGVYFADARLFDTPDGAAGFDSYLTPIERIQIDAGMSRKRQRQFVVSRVLARTALSTWSGLPAATWEIVNDRNGQPRACSRQMQIEPPAISLSHSGDYVVVAVSDIGRVGVDVEQIRVRAIDALADEILTPSEREFFDRQSDAERLRTFYRFWTLKEAGSKALGLGLEMRLRDLMFAITDGVHFCSRGLAPATEAVDCFEFFAGVDAIGALVLFRSAERHARIEYRTLVAPGQTQRRDR; encoded by the coding sequence ATGGGCGCGGCCATTCAAGTGGGCGTCTACTTTGCCGATGCCCGGTTATTCGATACGCCGGATGGCGCTGCCGGCTTCGACAGTTATCTCACTCCGATCGAACGCATCCAGATCGACGCCGGTATGTCGCGCAAGCGCCAGCGTCAGTTCGTCGTCAGTCGAGTGTTAGCGCGCACGGCGTTGAGCACCTGGTCGGGTTTGCCGGCAGCGACCTGGGAAATCGTCAACGACCGCAATGGCCAACCGCGCGCGTGCTCGAGGCAGATGCAAATCGAGCCGCCGGCGATTAGCTTGTCGCACTCTGGCGATTACGTCGTCGTTGCCGTGAGCGATATCGGCAGAGTAGGAGTTGATGTCGAACAGATACGCGTGCGCGCCATCGACGCGTTAGCCGACGAAATACTGACGCCGTCCGAGCGCGAATTTTTCGATCGGCAGAGTGACGCCGAACGGTTGCGTACCTTTTATCGGTTCTGGACGCTGAAGGAGGCCGGTAGTAAAGCGCTGGGTCTAGGCTTGGAGATGCGGCTGCGCGATCTGATGTTTGCGATAACCGACGGCGTGCATTTTTGTTCGAGAGGACTTGCGCCGGCAACAGAGGCCGTCGATTGTTTCGAATTTTTCGCCGGCGTCGATGCAATAGGTGCGCTGGTATTGTTTCGCTCAGCGGAACGTCATGCGCGTATTGAATATCGGACGCTGGTTGCACCGGGGCAGACACAGCGGCGTGATCGCTAA
- a CDS encoding beta-hydroxyacyl-ACP dehydratase: MLLVDRVTVADGDRLSVETTVRSTMWYADADGNMPAWVGIELMAQAIAAYFGLWQLRHGLPIKIGFLLGTRKYVCSVPVFTGGAVLDITADMQYREPNGLGAFDCYIDNRGERLATAMIKVYEPEDIKKFMEETPS; encoded by the coding sequence ATGCTGCTGGTCGACCGCGTCACTGTCGCCGACGGCGATCGCTTGTCGGTCGAAACGACGGTGCGATCGACGATGTGGTATGCCGACGCCGACGGTAATATGCCGGCCTGGGTTGGCATCGAATTGATGGCGCAAGCCATCGCCGCTTATTTTGGTTTATGGCAATTGCGCCACGGCCTGCCGATCAAAATCGGTTTTCTACTCGGTACCCGCAAGTACGTTTGCAGCGTGCCGGTGTTTACCGGCGGTGCGGTGCTCGACATAACGGCCGACATGCAGTATCGCGAACCGAACGGTCTCGGTGCGTTCGATTGTTACATCGATAACCGCGGCGAGCGCTTGGCGACGGCGATGATCAAAGTGTACGAACCGGAAGACATCAAGAAGTTTATGGAAGAGACACCATCGTGA
- a CDS encoding DedA family protein: MSIEDLIQTYGYFAILVFTFLEGETVMVLGGLAAHLGYLELPWVIVSGLAGSFFGDQLYFYVGRHYGPRILAKRLSWKVNAEKVYKHLYRHKNLLILTFRFYYGLRSVTPFAIGASQISPLRFFSLNLTGAIIWSITLGMVGYLFGEAFKLFVADFRHLKLYVLALLAVVGVVIWAVVRVRERKRARERGLG; this comes from the coding sequence ATGTCGATCGAAGATTTAATTCAAACCTACGGTTATTTCGCTATCCTCGTCTTTACGTTTCTCGAGGGTGAGACCGTCATGGTGCTCGGCGGCTTGGCGGCACACCTCGGTTACCTCGAGCTTCCCTGGGTCATCGTCTCGGGTCTGGCCGGCAGTTTTTTCGGCGATCAACTGTATTTTTACGTCGGCCGTCATTACGGTCCGCGCATCTTGGCCAAGCGATTGTCGTGGAAGGTGAACGCCGAGAAGGTCTACAAGCATCTTTACCGCCATAAAAACCTTCTGATTCTTACCTTCCGTTTTTATTACGGCCTACGCAGTGTCACGCCGTTCGCCATCGGCGCCAGCCAAATTTCGCCGCTGCGATTTTTCTCGCTCAATCTGACCGGCGCGATTATTTGGTCGATCACGCTCGGTATGGTCGGTTATTTATTCGGCGAGGCGTTCAAGCTTTTTGTTGCCGACTTTAGGCATCTCAAGTTGTACGTGCTGGCGCTTTTGGCGGTAGTCGGGGTTGTTATTTGGGCGGTGGTGCGTGTGCGGGAGCGGAAGCGGGCGCGGGAGAGGGGGTTGGGGTAG
- a CDS encoding RsmB/NOP family class I SAM-dependent RNA methyltransferase produces the protein MPQPIHLKQSAELLRAVLTGTAPADKQMETYFRANRAMGVRDRGEVAEVVYACLRHKRLLEHLTESSDPRLLIAAQFLRSGISARAIEDTGFISDARALATRVRTLDPTTLPLATRASLPDWLAEQLVKQYGADEASIVADSLNQPAPVDLRVNTIKAKREDVEAKLIEDGFNCSATPHSPVGLRLQQRASVFRSAAFKEGLFEVQDEGSQLVSLLLEPRRSEMVVDFCAGAGGKTLHLGAMMANSGSLYAFDVSAARLERLTPRLRRAGLSNVRSVVISNERDQRAQRLYGKIDRVLVDAPCSGIGTLRRNPDIKWRTIDLPALIDTQKRILGAAASLLKPGGRLVYATCSLLADENEAVIGEFLGQHPQFSIVPAGEILQRRHISLEASDDGAVRLLPHRHNTDGFYAVALVRAMS, from the coding sequence ATGCCGCAACCGATTCATCTCAAACAATCCGCCGAGCTTCTGCGCGCCGTCCTTACCGGCACGGCGCCGGCCGACAAGCAAATGGAAACCTACTTCCGCGCGAACCGCGCGATGGGAGTACGTGACCGCGGCGAAGTCGCCGAAGTCGTGTATGCCTGCCTGCGGCACAAACGGCTGCTGGAACACCTGACCGAATCGAGCGACCCGCGGCTACTGATCGCGGCGCAATTCCTGCGCAGCGGCATCAGTGCCCGTGCCATCGAGGACACCGGTTTTATCAGCGACGCCCGCGCGCTCGCCACGCGTGTCCGTACGCTCGATCCGACCACGCTGCCGCTGGCGACACGCGCCAGCTTGCCCGATTGGCTGGCGGAACAATTGGTCAAACAATACGGTGCCGACGAAGCGTCGATCGTCGCCGACTCGCTGAATCAGCCGGCGCCGGTCGATCTACGGGTCAACACGATTAAAGCCAAACGCGAAGACGTCGAAGCAAAATTAATCGAAGATGGTTTTAACTGCAGCGCCACGCCGCACTCACCCGTCGGCCTGCGCTTGCAACAGCGCGCATCGGTGTTTCGTTCCGCGGCTTTTAAAGAAGGATTGTTCGAAGTTCAAGACGAAGGCAGCCAGCTCGTATCGCTGCTGCTCGAACCGCGCCGCAGCGAAATGGTGGTCGACTTCTGCGCCGGCGCCGGCGGCAAGACCCTGCATCTCGGCGCAATGATGGCCAACAGCGGCAGCCTGTACGCCTTCGACGTCTCCGCCGCCCGCCTCGAACGTTTGACGCCGCGTTTACGCCGCGCCGGTCTATCGAACGTGCGCTCGGTGGTGATCAGCAACGAACGCGATCAACGCGCGCAACGCCTCTACGGCAAAATCGATCGCGTGCTAGTCGACGCGCCCTGCTCCGGCATCGGCACACTGCGCCGCAATCCCGATATTAAATGGCGCACGATCGACCTGCCCGCGTTGATCGACACGCAAAAACGGATTCTGGGGGCAGCCGCGTCGTTATTGAAACCGGGCGGCCGTTTGGTTTATGCGACGTGCAGCTTATTGGCGGATGAGAACGAAGCCGTGATTGGCGAATTTCTCGGTCAGCATCCGCAGTTCAGTATCGTGCCAGCCGGCGAAATTTTGCAACGGCGACATATTTCGCTCGAGGCTTCCGATGACGGTGCGGTGCGGTTACTGCCGCATCGGCATAACACCGATGGGTTTTATGCGGTGGCGTTGGTAAGAGCGATGTCGTAG
- a CDS encoding beta-ketoacyl-ACP synthase I (FabB, beta-Ketoacyl-ACP synthase I, KASI; catalyzes a condensation reaction in fatty acid biosynthesis: addition of an acyl acceptor of two carbons from malonyl-ACP; required for the elongation of short-chain unsaturated acyl-ACP): MRRVVVSGMGIVSCLGNQLDQVSTALRAGRSGIVFVDEYAQLGFRSHVAGIPDVRDLPTIDRKLRRFMGGGAQHAYHAMCRAVDDARLTTHEIAHPRTGLIVGSAIGSMRDQIESVDILRRRGVSKIPPYQVPRIMASTASATLATAFGVQGVSYSMVSACATSAHCIGQGMDLIAAGKQDRVFVGGAEAVCWTTTVSFDAMGVLSSARNDAPQKASRPYDSGRDGFAISGGAGILVLEELEQARARGAPIYAEMVGYGANSDGFDMVMPSPDGAARVMRLALAQAGVSVDYVNTHATSTPLGDISEVQAMRQVFGERMPHFSSTKSLTGHAIGAAAVHEAIYSLLMLRDGFIAGSANVDTLDQQLVGLPLVRNSVVAEIDVVMSNSFGFGGTNASLMFRRFVP; this comes from the coding sequence TTGCGACGCGTCGTTGTCAGCGGGATGGGAATTGTTTCCTGTCTCGGCAATCAGCTGGACCAAGTCTCGACGGCACTGCGTGCCGGGCGATCGGGTATCGTATTCGTCGACGAATATGCCCAATTGGGATTTCGTAGCCATGTCGCCGGTATTCCCGACGTGCGCGATCTGCCGACGATCGATCGTAAGCTACGGCGCTTCATGGGTGGTGGTGCCCAGCATGCTTATCACGCCATGTGCCGCGCCGTCGACGACGCGCGGCTGACGACGCATGAGATCGCCCATCCTCGTACCGGGTTGATCGTCGGTTCCGCCATCGGCTCGATGCGCGATCAAATCGAATCAGTCGACATTTTGCGCCGCCGCGGCGTCAGCAAAATTCCGCCGTACCAAGTGCCGCGCATCATGGCCAGCACGGCATCGGCTACGCTTGCTACCGCTTTTGGGGTTCAGGGCGTTAGTTACTCGATGGTGTCGGCTTGCGCCACATCGGCACACTGCATCGGTCAGGGCATGGATTTGATCGCGGCCGGCAAACAAGACCGAGTGTTCGTCGGCGGTGCCGAAGCCGTATGCTGGACGACGACAGTGTCGTTTGACGCCATGGGCGTATTGTCGTCGGCCCGTAACGATGCTCCGCAAAAGGCGTCGCGGCCGTATGATAGCGGGCGCGATGGTTTCGCCATTTCCGGTGGTGCCGGAATCTTAGTACTGGAAGAGTTGGAACAAGCTCGTGCCCGCGGCGCGCCGATCTATGCCGAGATGGTCGGTTATGGCGCGAACTCCGATGGCTTTGATATGGTCATGCCGTCGCCCGATGGCGCGGCCCGAGTCATGCGCCTGGCGTTGGCACAGGCCGGTGTTTCGGTTGATTACGTTAATACGCATGCCACGTCGACCCCGCTGGGCGACATCTCCGAAGTGCAAGCGATGCGCCAGGTCTTTGGCGAGCGTATGCCGCATTTTTCATCGACCAAAAGTTTAACGGGTCATGCGATCGGCGCCGCCGCTGTCCACGAAGCGATCTACTCGCTACTGATGCTGCGTGACGGTTTTATTGCTGGTTCCGCCAACGTCGATACGCTCGATCAGCAGCTCGTCGGCTTGCCGCTCGTGCGCAACAGCGTTGTCGCCGAGATCGACGTCGTTATGTCGAATAGTTTTGGTTTCGGCGGCACCAACGCCAGCCTGATGTTCCGGCGTTTCGTTCCCTGA
- a CDS encoding DUF3261 domain-containing protein: MKKIWLVVPLFALLGCAGVRPLDACTSLGAAGYCLQANGPTLAAAQSVELSSADSKARFIVHLETDANGMRMVGLTPLGQRVWLIRFDYAGKEISADMPAGGGVDARQILAGLQLALWPLPQARAGLQGANAQLRETDGMRQLLAGDAVVFSASCDGQRPTCRRARLRYLDLGYELAIETLD; the protein is encoded by the coding sequence ATGAAAAAAATTTGGCTCGTTGTCCCGTTATTCGCGTTGTTGGGTTGCGCCGGTGTGCGCCCGCTCGATGCGTGTACTTCGCTCGGTGCCGCCGGTTATTGCTTGCAAGCCAATGGTCCGACGTTAGCGGCCGCGCAATCGGTTGAGTTATCGTCGGCCGACAGCAAGGCGCGCTTTATCGTGCACTTGGAAACCGACGCGAACGGGATGCGCATGGTGGGGCTGACGCCGCTCGGTCAGCGTGTCTGGTTGATCCGTTTCGATTACGCCGGTAAAGAAATTTCCGCCGACATGCCCGCCGGCGGTGGTGTCGATGCACGGCAAATTTTGGCCGGCTTGCAGTTGGCGCTGTGGCCGTTACCGCAGGCGCGCGCTGGGCTGCAGGGAGCGAACGCGCAGTTGCGCGAAACCGATGGCATGCGTCAGCTGCTCGCTGGCGATGCCGTCGTTTTCAGCGCGAGTTGCGACGGCCAGCGCCCCACATGTCGTCGTGCGCGTTTGCGTTACCTGGATTTGGGTTACGAGCTCGCCATCGAGACATTGGATTAG
- a CDS encoding beta-ketoacyl-ACP synthase, producing MTDRPICYLHNLGILSAVGHGKAAVWAGLMRADTSGMVLTSDWHATKSSRVGRVAAPLPDIADSLSAYRCRANALLLAAADEIRADIDAAIARFGRDRVGIVIGTSTSGIAEGEAAISALANGEPLSAFHYGQQEIGGPAPFLAAALNIDGPAYVVSTACTSSAKALACARHLLWSGLCDAVIAGGADSLCRLTVGGFGSLELTTSELCNPLSRNRRGINIGEGAALFLISREPGPVALLGVGESSDAHHISAPDPEGKGAELSLRAALADAALQPTQVDYINLHGTATPQNDFMEAWAVSRVFGMQVPCSSTKPFTGHTLGAAGAIEAGFCWLALSGYNTAHAAPPHIWDGVADPQLPPITLADTTTRLPQRRPRIMVSNSFAFGGNNISLVLSDRS from the coding sequence ATGACGGATCGACCGATTTGTTATCTGCATAACTTAGGTATCCTTAGCGCCGTCGGTCATGGTAAGGCGGCGGTGTGGGCCGGGCTGATGCGCGCCGATACCAGCGGCATGGTGCTGACGTCCGATTGGCACGCGACTAAGTCGTCACGCGTCGGTCGCGTGGCAGCGCCGTTGCCGGACATCGCCGATTCCTTGAGTGCCTATCGTTGCCGGGCCAATGCGTTATTACTAGCCGCTGCCGACGAGATCCGCGCCGATATCGACGCGGCGATTGCCCGCTTCGGCCGCGATCGTGTCGGCATCGTCATCGGCACGAGCACCTCCGGTATCGCCGAGGGCGAGGCCGCGATCAGTGCGCTCGCCAACGGCGAGCCGCTGTCGGCGTTTCACTACGGACAACAGGAAATCGGCGGTCCCGCCCCATTTCTGGCAGCGGCGTTGAACATCGATGGTCCGGCCTACGTCGTTTCGACCGCCTGTACCTCGAGTGCCAAGGCACTGGCTTGTGCGCGACATTTGCTGTGGAGCGGTTTGTGCGACGCGGTCATCGCCGGCGGCGCCGATTCGTTGTGCCGGCTTACGGTCGGCGGTTTCGGTTCGCTCGAGCTGACCACCAGCGAGCTGTGCAATCCGCTTAGCCGCAACCGCCGTGGTATCAACATCGGCGAGGGGGCGGCGCTGTTCCTGATATCGCGCGAGCCCGGGCCGGTGGCGCTGCTCGGGGTCGGCGAATCGAGCGATGCGCACCATATCTCGGCGCCCGACCCGGAAGGCAAGGGCGCCGAGCTTTCGTTGCGGGCGGCGCTGGCCGATGCTGCCCTCCAACCGACCCAGGTGGACTACATTAATTTGCATGGGACGGCGACGCCGCAAAACGATTTTATGGAGGCCTGGGCGGTCAGCCGCGTGTTCGGCATGCAGGTTCCTTGCAGCTCGACCAAGCCGTTCACCGGCCACACCCTCGGCGCCGCCGGCGCGATCGAGGCCGGGTTTTGTTGGCTTGCTTTGTCCGGCTACAATACCGCGCACGCGGCGCCACCCCACATCTGGGATGGCGTGGCCGATCCGCAGCTTCCGCCGATCACATTGGCGGATACGACCACACGGTTGCCGCAGCGCCGTCCGAGAATCATGGTGAGCAATTCGTTCGCATTCGGTGGTAACAATATTAGTTTGGTGTTGAGCGATCGCTCGTGA